In a single window of the Salmo trutta chromosome 21, fSalTru1.1, whole genome shotgun sequence genome:
- the LOC115157338 gene encoding caspase-8, translating to MQTLRKNKTLLTEILSEECSFILQHVQQEEIVTNRDYNNLKIPNQSNEKTVINLLDKVMNKGNTKCCELVNLLQKPHIIKQCPRLEEIFNNHTFNPAPTVPIPCTDTSDLEKGVTSGDEVSLYEMTSVPRGLCLIINNEIFDKLGKRTGSNKDAVDLANIFSRMKFRVVMCKDKTAVEIPIVLKVFSELKQLSDLQQCGAKEWVGGQFTDLKDLPKHGDAFVCCILSHGIKEGVCGTDGTVVPTIDMLSPFNGTNCSILVEKPKLFFIQACRGKDVQPGVPVNKKPKVEGTDRELDTDDGQVQDYTLPLYSDYLVFMANVEQYISIRNVNTGSWFIQSLCGQFEKSCTRGKNIYEILTGVKAVVSKKIGDLRIKDANGDYGYEVVKQSPDSRDTLTKILIFPAETTHSSC from the exons ATGCAGACGCTGAGAAAGAACAAGACTTTGTTAACTGAGATCCTGTCTGAGGAATGCAGCTTCATCCTTCAACATGTGCAGCAGGAGGAAATAGTGACTAATCGTGACTACAACAACCTAAAAATCCCCAATCAGTCCAATGAGAAGACTGTCATCAACCTGCTGGATAAAGTGATGAATAAAGGAAACACAAAATGCTGTGAACTCGTGAACCTGCTGCAGAAACCACATATTATAAAACAGTGCCCTAGACTGGAGGAAATATTCAACAACCACACCTTCAACCCAGCCCCAACAGTCCCAATTCCCTGTACAG ATACTTCTGACCTGGAAAAAGGGGTCACTAGTGGCGATGAG GTCAGTCTGTATGAGATGACCAGTGTACCCCGGGGTCTCTGTTTGATCATCAACAACGAGATatttgataaactgggtaaaagAACAGGATCAAACAAGGATGCTG TGGATCTGGCCAACATATTCAGCCGGATGAAGTTCAGGGTGGTGATGTGCAAGGACAAGACTGCAGTGGAGATTCCCATTGTGCTGAAGGTCTTCTCTGAGCTGAAGCAGTTATCTGACCTGCAACAGTGCGGTGCGAAGGAGTGGGTCGGTGGTCAGTTCACTGATCTAAAGGATCTTCCTAAGCATGGCGACGCCTTCGTCTGCTGCATTCTGAGTCACGGAATAAAGGAGGGCGTCTGTGGCACAGATGGAACAGTCGTCCCAACCATTGATATGCTCTCACCTTTCAACGGCACAAACTGTAGCATCCTTGTTGAAAAGCCCAAGCTGTTCTTCATCCAAGCCTGTCGAGGGAAAGACGTGCAGCCGGGTGTGCCGGTGAACAAGAAGCCTAAAGTTGAAGGGACGGACAGGGAACTGGACACAGACGACGGCCAAGTCCAAGACTACACCCTTCCACTATACTCCGACTACCTGGTGTTCATGGCCAACGTAGAGCAGTATATCTCTATCAGGAATGTGAACACGGGGTCCTGGTTCATCCAGTCTCTGTGTGGCCAGTTTGAGAAAAGCTGCACCAG AGGGAAAAACATCTATGAGATCCTTACAGGGGTCAAAGCCGTGGTGAGCAAGAAAATAGGTGACCTTCGTATTAAAGATGCTAACGGTGATTATGGCTACGAGGTGGTCAAGCAATCACCAGATTCTAGAGACACCCTGACCAAGATACTCATCTTTCCTGCTGAGACCACGCATTCTTCCTGTTGA